One window from the genome of Spirosoma rhododendri encodes:
- the pseC gene encoding UDP-4-amino-4,6-dideoxy-N-acetyl-beta-L-altrosamine transaminase, which yields MPEKPIPYGRQHITDDDIEAVNAVLRGPFLTQGPTIGQFEAAFAQYVDAPYAVAVANGTAALHLCCMALGVGPGTRVITTPITFSASANCVRYCGGEVYFADIDPATALLSIDSVRALIEQHPAGYFSGIIPVDFAGYPVPMDQFRQLADEHGLWLIEDSCHAPGGFFTDAAGQTHRCGDGSLADLAIFSFHPVKHIAAGEGGMVTTASKTLYDHLMRLRTHGITNKPGDFTEPYPGEPERGGWYMEMQELGYNYRLTDFQAALGLSQLGRADAMFAERTAIARRYDDAFANTPGLDLIVPPANVGHAYHLYVIQTDNRKELYDFLRSRNIMVQVHYIPVHLMPYYRQFGWKPGDFPHAERYYARCLSLPMFPTLTPDEQAHVIESVKLGLRLEV from the coding sequence ATGCCTGAAAAACCCATTCCCTACGGTCGGCAGCATATTACGGACGACGACATAGAAGCCGTCAACGCAGTACTGCGGGGCCCGTTTCTGACGCAGGGCCCGACTATTGGGCAGTTTGAAGCTGCCTTTGCGCAATACGTCGATGCGCCATACGCGGTCGCGGTTGCCAACGGAACAGCTGCATTGCATTTGTGCTGCATGGCCCTCGGCGTCGGGCCGGGGACGCGCGTCATCACGACACCGATTACGTTCTCGGCGTCGGCCAACTGCGTGCGCTATTGCGGGGGCGAGGTGTATTTCGCCGACATCGACCCGGCTACCGCCCTGCTCTCCATTGATTCAGTGCGGGCGTTGATCGAACAGCATCCGGCGGGCTATTTCTCCGGCATCATCCCGGTCGATTTTGCGGGCTACCCGGTGCCAATGGACCAGTTCCGTCAGTTGGCCGATGAGCACGGGCTGTGGCTGATTGAAGACAGTTGCCACGCACCGGGCGGCTTTTTCACGGATGCAGCTGGACAAACGCACCGCTGTGGTGACGGTTCGCTGGCCGATCTGGCGATTTTCAGCTTTCACCCCGTCAAGCACATTGCGGCTGGCGAAGGGGGCATGGTTACGACCGCCAGCAAAACGCTGTACGATCATCTGATGCGGCTGCGCACCCACGGCATCACCAACAAACCCGGCGACTTTACCGAACCATATCCGGGCGAACCGGAGCGCGGGGGCTGGTACATGGAGATGCAGGAGCTGGGCTACAACTACCGCCTGACCGATTTCCAGGCCGCGCTAGGGCTAAGTCAGCTTGGTCGGGCCGACGCGATGTTTGCTGAGCGAACCGCCATCGCCCGTCGCTACGACGACGCCTTTGCCAACACGCCCGGCCTCGACCTGATCGTACCACCGGCCAATGTGGGTCACGCGTACCATCTGTACGTCATTCAGACCGACAACCGGAAGGAACTGTACGACTTTCTGCGAAGCCGCAACATCATGGTACAGGTTCACTACATCCCAGTGCATCTGATGCCTTACTACCGGCAGTTCGGCTGGAAACCCGGCGACTTCCCCCACGCCGAGCGTTACTACGCCCGCTGCCTGAGTCTACCTATGTTCCCCACCCTCACCCCCGACGAGCAAGCCCACGTGATCGAGTCGGTGAAGTTAGGTTTAAGGCTTGAGGTTTAA
- a CDS encoding pseudaminic acid biosynthesis-associated methylase, translating into MTQQEQFWAGDFGQSYTDRNTRDRAEWDDFYRQNWGLTKTEMNAAFLADLPRDARILEVGCNTGMQLRGLQDMGFTNLYGVELQPYAVEKAKQQTQYINIIQGSGFELPFRDGFFDLVCTNGVLIHIAPDDLPRIMGEMVRCSRQYIWGFEYYSPSLTSVPYRGNEGFLWKADYAALFQQQSPELTLEKQTLYPYVNQAESGNQDVMYLLRKK; encoded by the coding sequence ATGACCCAACAGGAACAATTCTGGGCCGGTGACTTCGGCCAAAGCTATACCGACCGCAATACCCGCGACCGCGCCGAGTGGGACGACTTCTACCGCCAAAACTGGGGCCTAACCAAGACCGAGATGAACGCGGCTTTTCTGGCCGACCTGCCCCGCGACGCCCGCATTCTGGAAGTTGGCTGCAACACCGGTATGCAGTTGCGCGGCTTGCAGGACATGGGCTTTACTAACCTGTACGGCGTGGAGTTGCAGCCCTACGCGGTCGAGAAAGCGAAGCAGCAGACGCAGTACATCAACATCATTCAGGGGTCAGGGTTTGAGTTGCCGTTTCGCGATGGCTTCTTCGATCTGGTCTGTACCAACGGCGTCCTGATCCACATCGCCCCCGACGATCTGCCCCGCATCATGGGCGAAATGGTCCGGTGCAGTCGGCAGTACATATGGGGGTTTGAATACTACAGCCCGTCGCTGACGAGCGTACCGTATCGGGGTAATGAAGGCTTCCTCTGGAAAGCCGATTACGCTGCCCTGTTTCAGCAGCAATCACCCGAACTGACGCTGGAAAAACAGACGCTGTACCCGTATGTCAATCAGGCCGAAAGCGGTAATCAGGACGTCATGTACCTTCTCCGCAAGAAGTAA
- the pseF gene encoding pseudaminic acid cytidylyltransferase, whose translation MTAIAIIPARGGSKRIPRKNIRPFLGKPILTYGIVAAIESGLFDEVMVSTDDDEIAAVARQYGASVPFRRNAQTANDYATTADVLTEVLGQYEGLGQSFDLACCLYPTAPFVTADLLQRAITLLTDRQFDTVYPVQQFSFAVQRAVTLRDDRVAWLNPEHALTRSQDLEPAYHDAGQCYVFRPDVLRATGKLITSNSGGLLIPELHAHDIDTEDDWQIAEFKYRLMHGL comes from the coding sequence ATGACAGCCATTGCCATCATACCGGCGCGGGGCGGCAGCAAACGCATCCCACGCAAGAACATCCGGCCGTTTCTGGGCAAGCCTATTCTGACGTACGGTATCGTTGCGGCTATAGAATCGGGGCTGTTCGACGAAGTAATGGTGTCGACCGACGACGACGAAATTGCAGCTGTTGCCCGGCAGTATGGCGCATCGGTACCGTTCCGCCGAAACGCGCAGACGGCCAACGACTACGCCACTACCGCCGATGTATTGACGGAAGTCCTGGGTCAGTATGAAGGGCTGGGTCAGTCGTTCGATCTGGCATGCTGCCTATACCCAACGGCCCCGTTCGTCACCGCCGACCTGCTCCAACGTGCCATCACGCTGCTGACCGACCGGCAATTCGACACAGTATATCCGGTGCAGCAGTTCAGCTTTGCGGTGCAGCGGGCCGTCACGTTGCGCGACGACCGGGTAGCGTGGCTCAACCCCGAACACGCCCTAACACGGTCGCAGGACCTCGAACCCGCCTACCACGACGCCGGTCAGTGCTACGTGTTCCGCCCCGACGTGTTGCGCGCCACCGGCAAACTCATCACCAGCAATTCCGGTGGACTCCTCATTCCCGAACTACACGCCCACGACATCGACACCGAAGACGACTGGCAAATCGCCGAGTTTAAGTATCGGCTGATGCATGGTCTGTAA
- the pseG gene encoding UDP-2,4-diacetamido-2,4,6-trideoxy-beta-L-altropyranose hydrolase produces the protein MNRIIFRADADSQIGLGHVMRCLALADMLGSSVDRYMAITEPEPVVQTRLEQAGLQVIALKKNSIATDFLTLLEPSDQVVLDGYSFDSAFQRAVKKRVKRLFFIDDLLDGRQIADVIINHAGGVSPTDYDAGPNTTFCLGPHYALLRSPFLKPGGFGPPPSDGPYFVSLGGADPSNVSLSVVQAIQQLDPKQVVRLVLGPLYAQRDSIDALRTNLPNLTILENLSAEEMVAELERCSLAITACSTIAYEVCAVNRPLIGILTADNQDRIARFLSDEKLALSVHFPHLLSQLDPSISLETVLKLAIQSIQFTPEQIDESLANQRRYFDGKSPERFRALFS, from the coding sequence ATGAACCGTATCATCTTTCGCGCCGATGCCGATAGTCAGATTGGACTGGGGCACGTTATGCGTTGCCTGGCATTGGCCGATATGCTCGGGTCATCGGTTGACCGGTATATGGCCATCACCGAGCCAGAACCGGTCGTGCAAACCCGGCTGGAACAAGCGGGTTTGCAGGTCATCGCGTTGAAAAAAAACAGCATAGCGACCGATTTTCTGACACTTCTCGAACCCAGCGATCAGGTCGTTCTGGATGGATATTCATTCGACAGTGCGTTTCAACGGGCTGTGAAAAAGCGGGTTAAACGACTGTTTTTCATTGATGATTTGCTGGACGGGCGTCAGATTGCCGATGTGATTATCAATCATGCGGGTGGCGTTTCTCCAACCGATTACGACGCCGGCCCAAACACCACGTTTTGCCTAGGCCCGCACTACGCGCTGCTGCGGTCGCCGTTTCTAAAACCCGGTGGCTTTGGTCCACCACCGTCGGACGGCCCGTACTTCGTCAGTCTGGGCGGGGCTGACCCATCGAACGTGTCACTGTCAGTCGTGCAGGCCATTCAGCAGCTCGACCCAAAACAGGTGGTGCGGCTGGTACTGGGACCACTGTATGCGCAGCGCGACAGTATCGACGCACTCAGGACCAATCTACCCAATCTGACCATTTTGGAAAATCTGAGTGCGGAGGAGATGGTAGCCGAACTTGAACGATGTAGTTTGGCGATCACCGCGTGCAGTACGATTGCCTACGAAGTCTGCGCTGTTAATCGTCCTCTGATTGGCATCCTGACCGCCGACAATCAGGACCGCATCGCCCGGTTTCTGAGCGACGAAAAGCTGGCACTATCGGTGCATTTCCCCCACCTGCTCAGCCAGCTCGACCCGTCGATCTCGCTGGAAACGGTGCTGAAACTGGCCATTCAGTCGATCCAGTTCACACCCGAACAAATCGACGAATCATTGGCCAACCAGCGTCGTTATTTCGACGGTAAATCACCCGAGCGGTTTCGGGCGTTATTTAGCTAA
- a CDS encoding GNAT family N-acetyltransferase, whose amino-acid sequence MILTHRPAQPDDSALYFNWANDPYTRRQSFNSNPISAETHANWFTRKLIDANAMLLVFENEAGEPVGQVRFERKPEADMPDEIIIGLSIDANYRGQGLASQMIEQGCAACRAQWGDVPVHAYIKPDNRASVRAFERAGFTLSGESGKFTDSASGKLSLLYVNTP is encoded by the coding sequence ATGATCCTCACACACCGCCCCGCCCAGCCCGACGATTCAGCCCTGTACTTCAACTGGGCCAACGACCCGTACACGCGCCGACAGTCGTTCAACAGCAATCCGATTTCCGCCGAGACACACGCCAACTGGTTTACGCGCAAGCTGATCGACGCTAATGCCATGCTACTAGTGTTTGAAAACGAAGCTGGTGAGCCCGTTGGGCAGGTACGATTCGAGCGAAAACCCGAAGCCGATATGCCCGACGAAATCATCATTGGCCTATCAATTGATGCCAACTATCGGGGGCAGGGGCTGGCCAGCCAGATGATTGAACAAGGGTGTGCGGCCTGCCGCGCGCAGTGGGGCGACGTGCCGGTTCATGCCTATATCAAACCCGACAACCGGGCGTCGGTGCGGGCCTTCGAGCGGGCAGGCTTCACATTGTCTGGCGAAAGCGGTAAATTTACGGATTCAGCAAGCGGTAAACTGAGCTTGCTTTACGTGAATACACCATGA
- the pseI gene encoding pseudaminic acid synthase: MSRIQPIQVAHHTISPGSRPFVIAEMSGNHNQSLDRALEIVDAVADTGAQALKLQTYTPDTITFNGGSEEFYIRDDKSLWADKNLYKLYQDAYTPWEWHKPIFEHARKRGLIPFSSPFDTTAVDFLESLDVPLYKIASFENTDHILLKKVAQTGKPVIMSTGVASVADLEESVRVLRENGCTQLVLLKCTSTYPATPESTNLLTIPHMSTLFDVPVGLSDHTMGIGAAVAAVALGAVVLEKHVTLRRADGGVDSAFSLEPDELKALVIETERAQLALGHVSYTLTPKECKSLQFKRSLYVVRDMKAGDPFTPDTVRSIRPANGLHTRYYDDILGSVATQDITAGTALAWGMIK; the protein is encoded by the coding sequence ATGAGCCGAATTCAACCCATTCAGGTTGCTCACCATACCATTAGCCCCGGCTCCCGGCCGTTTGTGATCGCGGAAATGTCGGGGAACCACAATCAGTCGCTCGACCGGGCATTGGAAATTGTCGATGCCGTTGCCGACACCGGCGCGCAGGCGCTCAAGCTACAAACCTACACCCCCGACACGATTACGTTCAACGGCGGGTCAGAGGAGTTTTATATCCGCGACGACAAATCGCTATGGGCCGATAAAAATCTGTACAAACTGTATCAGGACGCTTACACGCCCTGGGAGTGGCACAAGCCCATTTTCGAGCACGCCCGGAAGCGGGGCCTAATTCCGTTCAGCTCGCCCTTCGATACCACCGCCGTCGATTTTCTGGAATCGCTCGACGTACCGCTGTACAAGATCGCGTCGTTTGAAAATACCGATCATATCCTGCTCAAAAAGGTGGCGCAGACGGGTAAGCCGGTCATTATGAGCACGGGCGTGGCGTCGGTAGCCGATCTGGAAGAGTCGGTGCGGGTGCTGCGCGAAAACGGCTGTACGCAACTAGTTCTGCTGAAATGTACGAGCACCTACCCCGCCACGCCCGAAAGCACCAACCTGCTCACGATTCCGCACATGAGCACGCTGTTCGACGTCCCGGTGGGTCTATCTGACCACACCATGGGCATTGGCGCGGCTGTAGCGGCTGTGGCCCTCGGCGCGGTCGTGCTGGAAAAGCACGTCACCCTGCGCCGGGCCGATGGCGGTGTCGATTCGGCCTTCTCGCTCGAACCTGATGAGCTGAAAGCCCTGGTCATCGAAACAGAACGGGCACAACTGGCACTGGGCCACGTTAGCTACACGCTGACACCGAAGGAGTGCAAAAGCCTGCAATTCAAACGGTCGCTCTACGTCGTGCGCGACATGAAAGCGGGCGACCCGTTCACCCCGGACACCGTCCGTAGCATCCGCCCCGCCAACGGCCTCCACACCCGCTACTACGACGATATCCTCGGCAGCGTTGCCACCCAAGACATCACCGCCGGAACAGCATTGGCGTGGGGAATGATTAAATGA
- a CDS encoding lipopolysaccharide biosynthesis protein, whose amino-acid sequence MGIIKRQTIQSSVYTYAGVAVGFLTQGLFFPHLFSKAEIGLLTLLVSLSQVLTQASTLGLNSAGGRYFTYFRDADRQHNGYLLISLLTMLAGFGLSVLGLWLARPLVLDYYGTASPLFVSYYYLLIPLTLFTLVFSVFDNYARLLYDPVTGTLLQQFALRILILLSGVLYSLGWVTFEQFLYVWLVAFLLATVLMIAKVIRDDAFFLSRRFISVTAQLRYDLIRYSALSLATALSSQVILAIDKVMISNKLGLDDTGIYGTASYFAVVIAVPATALYKVSGALIADSWKTNDLDNIRMIYRKSCLNQLVAGCLVFVGVAANLPGVFRFLPAGYDAGYYVILWLGLGKLLDMATGVNGMILSTSRYYAYDSLFFVALIFITIAVNGWLIPRYGITGASIGAALATGLFNLARTLFVGFAFRMQPFTWRNAAVIALGLAVWWLAVQIPYPAPTVPMWQTLLDMAIRSALITGLFVGGVIGLNLSPDASSMAVTAWQRIRRVR is encoded by the coding sequence ATGGGCATTATTAAACGACAGACTATACAGAGTTCGGTGTACACGTATGCGGGCGTGGCGGTGGGCTTTCTGACGCAGGGTCTGTTTTTTCCGCACCTGTTCAGCAAAGCCGAAATCGGCCTGCTGACGCTGCTGGTGTCGTTGTCGCAGGTGCTGACGCAGGCAAGTACACTCGGGCTGAACAGTGCCGGAGGGCGGTATTTCACCTATTTCCGCGACGCCGACCGGCAGCACAACGGCTACCTGCTGATTAGTCTGTTGACAATGCTGGCGGGGTTCGGCCTGAGCGTGCTGGGGCTGTGGCTGGCGCGTCCGCTGGTACTCGATTACTACGGTACGGCCTCGCCCCTGTTCGTCAGCTACTATTACCTGCTTATCCCGCTGACGCTGTTTACGCTGGTTTTTTCGGTGTTCGATAACTACGCCCGGCTACTCTATGACCCAGTTACGGGTACACTCCTGCAACAGTTCGCCCTGCGCATTCTGATTCTGCTGTCGGGCGTGCTGTACTCGCTCGGCTGGGTAACGTTCGAGCAGTTTCTGTACGTCTGGCTTGTCGCGTTTCTGCTGGCAACGGTGCTGATGATCGCCAAAGTCATCCGCGACGATGCATTTTTCCTGAGTCGCCGGTTTATCTCCGTCACCGCCCAACTGCGCTACGACCTCATCCGTTATTCGGCCCTGAGTCTGGCCACGGCCCTGTCGTCGCAGGTGATTCTGGCGATCGATAAGGTTATGATTTCCAACAAGTTGGGACTGGACGATACGGGTATTTACGGCACAGCGTCATACTTCGCGGTGGTCATTGCTGTACCCGCTACGGCCCTCTACAAAGTGTCGGGCGCGCTCATCGCCGATTCATGGAAAACCAACGACCTCGACAACATTCGGATGATTTACCGCAAAAGCTGCCTGAACCAACTGGTGGCGGGCTGCCTGGTGTTCGTAGGCGTAGCGGCCAACCTGCCGGGTGTATTCCGCTTTCTGCCCGCCGGCTACGACGCGGGGTATTACGTCATTCTGTGGCTAGGGCTGGGTAAACTGCTCGACATGGCGACGGGCGTCAACGGCATGATCCTGTCGACCTCGCGCTACTACGCCTACGATTCGCTGTTTTTCGTTGCGCTGATCTTCATCACCATCGCCGTCAACGGCTGGCTTATTCCGCGTTACGGCATTACGGGGGCATCCATCGGCGCGGCACTGGCAACGGGTCTGTTCAACCTCGCCCGGACGCTGTTCGTCGGTTTTGCTTTTCGGATGCAGCCGTTCACCTGGCGCAACGCAGCCGTTATCGCACTCGGGCTGGCCGTCTGGTGGCTCGCGGTACAAATTCCGTACCCCGCCCCCACCGTCCCGATGTGGCAGACGCTGCTCGACATGGCGATCCGGTCAGCCCTGATAACCGGCCTGTTCGTGGGGGGCGTTATCGGCCTGAATCTATCGCCCGACGCGAGCAGTATGGCCGTAACTGCCTGGCAACGCATCCGCCGGGTTCGCTAA
- a CDS encoding class I SAM-dependent methyltransferase, with translation MRKLLIDLFGLDRLYKIRKSRVVNYLPRLRQATRAYNYRYGQILRWSVDSREDTNYTYALTDDSLLYLAHTVAVVSGVSPATVQAYFREVQTDDALRDYVLEKTRTSSYKRVADLRVEFGRRLGWYALVRIMKPGVVIETGVDKGLGAVLLCSALLRNRAEGSPGRYYGTDIAPKAGYLLDGIYKEVGQVLYGDSITSLKAFDQPIDLFINDSDHSATYELEEYKVVLPKLTPNGVLLSDNAHVASSLAQLSLEVGRKFVYYPEVPKDHWYPGAGIGFSFL, from the coding sequence ATGCGCAAACTACTAATCGATCTGTTCGGTCTCGACCGGCTGTATAAAATTCGGAAGTCGCGGGTGGTCAACTACCTGCCCCGGCTCCGGCAGGCTACCCGCGCCTACAACTACCGCTACGGGCAGATTCTGCGCTGGAGCGTCGACTCGCGGGAGGATACCAACTACACCTACGCCCTCACCGACGACAGCCTGCTTTATCTGGCGCATACCGTCGCGGTGGTATCGGGGGTGTCGCCCGCAACGGTGCAGGCGTATTTCCGCGAAGTGCAGACCGACGACGCCCTACGCGACTACGTCCTGGAAAAAACCCGAACGTCGTCGTACAAGCGTGTGGCCGATCTACGCGTGGAATTCGGTCGGCGGCTGGGCTGGTACGCCCTCGTCCGGATTATGAAGCCGGGCGTCGTCATCGAAACGGGCGTCGACAAGGGGTTAGGGGCGGTGCTGCTGTGCTCGGCCCTCCTGCGAAACCGGGCCGAGGGATCGCCGGGTCGCTATTACGGCACCGACATCGCGCCCAAAGCGGGCTACCTCCTCGATGGCATCTACAAGGAAGTCGGGCAGGTGCTGTACGGCGATTCGATCACCAGCCTGAAAGCGTTCGACCAGCCCATCGACCTGTTCATCAACGACAGCGACCACTCGGCAACCTACGAGCTGGAAGAGTATAAAGTCGTGTTGCCGAAGCTGACGCCCAACGGCGTATTACTCAGCGACAACGCACACGTGGCCAGTTCGTTAGCACAACTCTCGCTGGAAGTCGGCCGCAAGTTTGTCTACTACCCCGAAGTGCCGAAAGACCACTGGTACCCCGGCGCCGGCATCGGCTTTTCTTTTTTATGA
- a CDS encoding FkbM family methyltransferase: protein MWLFKYLFTNLYRAVQTPNGRRLLWLFFRYAGRPRHQSGLIPFINYRFQVPDALSFVWQFKEIFADESYRFTTTAAHPIILDCGANIGTSLAYFRQTYPTARILAFEADPAIGEVLAKNLRDNNIPDIEIINKAVWVDENGLDFGTGEADAASMFSDTGRRRVPSVRLRDYLLRETRVDMLKIDIEGAETAVLTDCRDALAHVQNLFVEFHAYIGHQQTLGEVIQVLESSGFRYYMDSNQGRTRPLVNHRYRGNDIMDLQLNIFAYRP, encoded by the coding sequence ATGTGGCTCTTTAAATACCTGTTTACGAACTTGTACCGGGCGGTGCAGACGCCGAACGGCCGACGGCTGCTGTGGCTGTTCTTCCGCTACGCCGGACGGCCGCGCCACCAGTCGGGGCTGATTCCGTTTATCAACTACCGCTTTCAGGTGCCCGACGCGCTGTCGTTCGTCTGGCAGTTCAAGGAAATCTTCGCCGACGAATCGTACCGGTTTACTACGACGGCCGCCCACCCGATCATCCTCGACTGCGGAGCCAACATAGGTACGAGTCTGGCCTACTTTCGGCAGACCTACCCCACTGCCCGGATTCTGGCGTTTGAGGCTGACCCGGCCATCGGTGAGGTGCTGGCAAAAAACCTGCGCGACAACAACATTCCCGACATCGAGATCATCAACAAAGCCGTCTGGGTCGATGAAAACGGGCTGGACTTCGGAACGGGCGAGGCCGATGCTGCGTCGATGTTTTCGGATACGGGGCGTCGGCGGGTACCGTCGGTGCGGTTGCGCGACTACCTGCTGCGCGAAACCCGCGTCGATATGCTCAAAATTGACATCGAAGGGGCCGAAACCGCCGTACTGACTGACTGCCGCGACGCGCTGGCTCACGTGCAGAATCTGTTCGTCGAATTTCACGCCTACATCGGGCATCAGCAGACGCTGGGCGAGGTCATTCAGGTGTTGGAAAGCAGCGGCTTTCGGTACTACATGGATAGCAATCAGGGCCGGACACGTCCGCTGGTTAACCACCGGTACCGGGGCAACGACATCATGGATTTGCAGCTCAACATCTTCGCGTACCGCCCGTGA
- a CDS encoding glycosyltransferase family 4 protein, protein MNVVHLSTYHLSGGAGVAATRLHRAMLAQGIASTLLVGIPDRLERHQPEDGVLYLANNFLAEQTAFGRFVAERLYFLPYERSPAVRFGFSPAQFGANLTFHPAIQQADVLHLHWINFGFLSIAGLRALFALGKPVVWTIHDQWAFTGGCHYSRTCLHYQTHCHTCPYLKKPGERDLSYRLFEQKKSLFEQHTPHFVPPSQWLGDDLRRSTLLRNAPMTVIPNTIDQAVFCPVDRADANARLDLPDTKTKRLLFGSANVTDERKGFRFLAEALQHIHKVRPELSLELLVFGKGKTYLFNEIPYTVRHLGILRDADDIVAAYNAADALVVPSLEDNLPNTIMEALACGTPVVGFRTGGIPEMIEPGLTGYLADVASATDLAQAITRLLDHSDPITLRYNARHFAEAHYGERVVVKQHLELYRQKSERVKE, encoded by the coding sequence GTGAACGTCGTCCACCTGAGCACCTACCACCTGTCGGGCGGGGCGGGCGTTGCGGCCACGCGCCTGCACCGGGCCATGCTCGCGCAGGGTATTGCGTCGACGCTGCTGGTGGGTATTCCCGACCGACTCGAACGGCACCAACCGGAAGACGGGGTGCTTTATCTGGCGAATAATTTTCTGGCCGAACAAACGGCTTTCGGGCGATTCGTGGCTGAGCGGCTGTACTTCCTGCCCTACGAACGCAGCCCGGCGGTGCGGTTTGGCTTTTCCCCGGCTCAGTTTGGCGCGAACCTGACCTTTCACCCAGCCATCCAGCAGGCCGACGTTCTGCACCTGCATTGGATTAACTTCGGTTTTCTGTCGATAGCGGGGCTCCGGGCGTTGTTTGCGCTCGGTAAACCCGTCGTCTGGACCATCCACGATCAGTGGGCGTTTACGGGAGGATGCCACTACAGCCGCACCTGCCTGCACTACCAGACCCACTGCCATACCTGCCCGTACCTGAAAAAACCGGGCGAACGCGACCTGTCATACCGCTTGTTCGAGCAGAAGAAAAGCCTGTTCGAGCAGCATACGCCACATTTTGTCCCGCCGAGTCAGTGGCTGGGCGACGATCTCCGGCGAAGTACGTTGCTGCGAAACGCGCCGATGACGGTTATTCCCAATACCATCGATCAGGCCGTTTTCTGCCCCGTCGACCGGGCCGATGCCAACGCCCGGCTCGACCTGCCCGACACGAAGACGAAGCGGCTGCTGTTCGGCAGTGCCAACGTTACCGACGAACGGAAAGGGTTCCGGTTTCTGGCCGAAGCTCTGCAACACATTCACAAAGTCCGCCCGGAGCTGTCGCTCGAACTGCTGGTGTTCGGCAAAGGCAAAACCTATCTGTTCAACGAAATCCCGTACACGGTGCGTCACCTCGGCATCCTGCGCGACGCCGACGACATCGTAGCCGCTTACAATGCCGCCGACGCGCTCGTCGTGCCGTCGCTGGAAGACAACCTGCCGAATACGATCATGGAAGCCCTTGCCTGCGGTACGCCCGTCGTGGGGTTTCGCACTGGCGGCATCCCCGAAATGATCGAACCCGGCCTGACCGGCTACCTCGCCGACGTCGCCAGTGCCACCGACCTCGCCCAAGCTATCACCCGCCTGCTCGACCACTCCGACCCGATCACCCTGCGCTACAACGCCCGCCACTTCGCCGAAGCGCACTATGGGGAGAGGGTAGTTGTGAAGCAACACCTAGAACTATACCGACAAAAGAGCGAAAGAGTGAAAGAGTGA